One window of Bacteroides sp. AN502(2024) genomic DNA carries:
- a CDS encoding M60 family metallopeptidase, which produces MQNTEIHIIKDRWHKLQVVLLSLLCLYPIYACSDDGADPAIPDDWITISAESVSFPYEGGSESREFVLGQGVDVNQIAVKLTNKRDDWLSASIENGRMTIVCERSFTERVRTSVLTLVYDDSHTCNISISQEAAPNSADKLIKVIGGEATSEEVQSKDGDGNPLTLKMSYDGNKKTYFNSKFGAVSYPFVIKYELEKGHTLNSIVYTPRTDSGNKWGSFDQFRVEASTSEKPDEFIKIGDYARGNGVHTPFTIKLSKPVKNVRFIRFIISKAYENRVSCAEIEFYEASDNKFDPATIFADNIGMKLKEGVTEKQIKQIPNQYLKELGLALLNGSYESSYRLADYRPYQHPEIMAKINKTSKYSLRDNPTGIYAKANETLPIFVGDVYEGGKISMLIQDVTGGYNNSKTYDLSEGYNEITVEVGGLIYILNHANDDIPLQLENADSNQKKAIEAKTVKVHFAMGKVNGYFDIRKNKESDWASIRDNAKYQDIDVLGKYSHLTWSVSDFKKYGTEITKTIENLDRLVYLEEEFMGLVKYKKMFNNRMHFCIDYKTSSPNASDYRTVYNDGNYYAEPFCDPSKFPTRCWGPAHEVGHCNQTRPGIKWSGMTEVTNNIMSLFIQTSFGSPCKLQVDGCTLKDEKNQVLGTYDNIYQGATALIVDGKRPHCLPGISNITRETQLVPFWQLKLYMIDALGKKDFYHDLYEYFRTHESPSDRGVNQGMNQLDFVRQVCALSGINMLDFFEKWGFLYPVKTTLNDYGNKPFEITKEQIEELKEEINGKDYLMPRPDVHKITESNWGNYKW; this is translated from the coding sequence ATGCAAAACACAGAAATACATATCATAAAAGACCGATGGCACAAGCTGCAGGTAGTTCTTTTATCTCTACTGTGCCTCTACCCAATCTACGCGTGTAGTGATGATGGTGCAGATCCTGCTATTCCGGATGACTGGATTACCATATCTGCCGAATCTGTAAGTTTTCCTTATGAAGGAGGTAGTGAAAGCCGGGAATTTGTACTGGGGCAAGGAGTCGATGTGAATCAAATAGCAGTTAAATTAACTAATAAGAGAGATGATTGGTTATCTGCTAGTATTGAGAATGGAAGAATGACAATTGTATGCGAACGTTCTTTTACAGAGCGAGTAAGAACCTCTGTATTGACTTTGGTATACGATGATAGTCATACGTGCAACATCTCAATTTCGCAAGAAGCAGCTCCCAATTCGGCAGACAAATTAATAAAAGTGATTGGAGGTGAGGCTACTTCTGAAGAAGTGCAAAGTAAAGATGGAGATGGAAACCCATTGACTTTGAAGATGTCTTATGACGGCAATAAGAAAACTTATTTTAATTCTAAGTTCGGGGCCGTTTCATATCCGTTTGTTATCAAATATGAACTGGAGAAGGGGCACACACTGAATAGTATAGTCTATACTCCTCGCACCGACTCAGGGAATAAATGGGGATCGTTCGACCAATTTAGGGTGGAAGCATCTACATCTGAGAAACCGGATGAATTTATTAAAATAGGCGACTATGCAAGAGGAAACGGAGTGCATACTCCATTTACTATAAAATTGTCGAAACCGGTAAAGAATGTCCGATTTATCCGTTTTATCATCAGTAAAGCTTATGAGAACAGGGTTAGTTGCGCTGAAATAGAGTTTTACGAAGCCAGTGATAATAAATTTGATCCAGCCACTATTTTTGCCGATAATATCGGTATGAAACTGAAAGAAGGGGTCACTGAAAAACAGATAAAGCAAATTCCTAATCAATATTTGAAAGAGCTGGGACTAGCTTTGTTGAATGGCAGCTACGAGTCTTCTTATCGGTTGGCGGATTATCGCCCTTATCAACATCCTGAGATAATGGCTAAGATTAATAAAACTTCGAAATATAGTTTGAGAGACAATCCGACAGGTATTTATGCGAAAGCCAATGAGACGTTGCCGATATTTGTGGGCGATGTTTATGAAGGCGGCAAGATTTCCATGCTGATTCAGGACGTGACCGGTGGGTATAATAACTCAAAAACCTACGACTTATCAGAAGGATACAATGAAATAACAGTAGAGGTAGGTGGCTTGATTTATATCTTGAATCATGCAAATGATGACATTCCGCTTCAACTGGAGAATGCCGACAGTAACCAAAAGAAGGCTATTGAAGCCAAAACGGTGAAAGTGCATTTTGCGATGGGAAAAGTGAATGGTTATTTCGATATCCGGAAGAATAAGGAAAGCGATTGGGCTTCTATTCGTGACAATGCCAAGTATCAGGATATTGATGTATTGGGAAAATATTCACATCTGACTTGGAGTGTTTCTGATTTCAAAAAATACGGAACAGAGATAACGAAGACCATTGAAAATCTGGATCGTCTGGTATATCTGGAAGAAGAATTCATGGGACTTGTCAAATACAAAAAGATGTTCAACAACCGAATGCATTTTTGTATAGACTATAAAACAAGTAGTCCGAATGCTTCAGATTATCGCACGGTGTATAATGACGGTAATTACTATGCAGAACCGTTCTGTGATCCTTCCAAATTCCCAACTCGTTGCTGGGGACCTGCACACGAGGTCGGACATTGTAATCAGACGCGTCCGGGTATCAAATGGTCGGGAATGACAGAGGTGACCAATAATATTATGTCGCTTTTTATACAAACATCATTTGGCAGTCCTTGTAAGTTACAGGTGGACGGATGTACGTTGAAGGATGAGAAGAATCAGGTATTGGGGACATACGACAATATCTATCAAGGAGCTACGGCATTGATAGTGGATGGGAAACGTCCTCATTGTCTTCCCGGTATTTCGAATATCACTCGTGAAACGCAATTGGTGCCGTTCTGGCAACTCAAGCTGTACATGATAGATGCGTTAGGGAAAAAAGACTTTTATCATGATTTATACGAGTATTTCCGTACGCATGAAAGTCCGAGTGACAGAGGTGTAAACCAGGGCATGAATCAATTGGATTTTGTACGTCAGGTATGTGCTCTATCCGGTATAAACATGCTTGATTTCTTTGAAAAATGGGGCTTCTTGTATCCGGTCAAAACAACTTTGAATGACTATGGAAATAAGCCCTTTGAGATTACGAAGGAACAAATTGAAGAATTAAAGGAGGAAATTAACGGAAAGGACTATTTAATGCCTCGCCCGGATGTTCACAAGATTACAGAAAGCAATTGGGGCAATTATAAATGGTAA
- a CDS encoding discoidin domain-containing protein, with the protein MKNLMHILTVTLSLLFTGSLFVACDDDEKTVVVPDNWVTVKTDPMSISYEGGTLSLDYELANGLDERVVYVISSENWCSGYIEDGKMQIDVEPSEDIDGRAAKVFLTYDAGHQVELVVNQEKAPVILVTSIDKSAVPEGINLEETLDLNTVVKVLPANASYQDLRFTLAEGSEQYVSLSAAGVVTGRSVGTAQINVSTTDESGVKDVITLKVKGDIILNRTDWTVSTFAKYANGQNYVTDNNTGKPEHILDGKQNTYLSLIKPGKSMSGYVGTTDPNFTVDMQKEQTFNYFYWQHRKQNDGFLQVLSVDIYGSHDNQTFEKINNAVVSIIPNLYDIQYFDIPESTYRYVKVQYRSYSSGGSSAQVAEFGLGRKL; encoded by the coding sequence ATGAAGAACTTAATGCATATATTGACAGTGACTCTATCGTTACTTTTTACAGGGTCTCTATTTGTTGCCTGTGATGATGACGAAAAAACAGTGGTCGTACCGGATAATTGGGTGACTGTAAAGACTGATCCGATGAGTATCTCATACGAAGGAGGAACTTTGTCATTGGACTATGAATTGGCCAATGGACTTGATGAGCGTGTAGTATACGTCATTAGCAGTGAAAATTGGTGCTCCGGTTATATTGAAGATGGCAAGATGCAAATCGATGTAGAACCATCGGAAGATATTGACGGGCGTGCTGCAAAGGTGTTTCTGACTTATGATGCAGGCCATCAGGTAGAATTGGTGGTAAACCAGGAGAAGGCTCCGGTGATACTGGTTACCAGTATTGATAAAAGTGCTGTACCGGAAGGCATAAATCTGGAGGAAACGCTGGACTTGAATACGGTGGTAAAGGTATTGCCGGCTAATGCAAGCTATCAGGACTTGAGATTTACTCTTGCTGAAGGCAGTGAGCAATACGTCAGTCTGTCAGCAGCGGGAGTGGTTACAGGGCGTTCTGTGGGTACGGCACAAATCAATGTAAGCACAACCGATGAGAGCGGTGTGAAAGATGTGATAACATTGAAGGTTAAAGGGGATATCATTTTGAACCGCACTGATTGGACTGTGTCTACTTTTGCAAAATACGCTAATGGGCAGAATTATGTGACAGACAATAATACAGGAAAGCCGGAACATATATTGGATGGTAAGCAAAATACTTATTTATCACTGATTAAACCCGGTAAATCAATGAGCGGTTATGTGGGTACGACAGATCCGAATTTTACTGTTGATATGCAGAAAGAACAAACTTTCAATTATTTCTATTGGCAGCATAGAAAACAGAATGATGGCTTTTTGCAGGTGTTATCTGTAGACATTTATGGAAGTCATGACAATCAAACCTTTGAAAAGATAAATAATGCAGTGGTTAGTATTATCCCGAATTTATATGATATTCAATATTTTGATATACCGGAATCAACCTACCGATATGTGAAAGTACAGTATCGATCATACAGTTCAGGAGGATCATCTGCACAGGTTGCTGAATTTGGTCTTGGACGTAAACTCTAA
- a CDS encoding DUF1565 domain-containing protein, with amino-acid sequence MHKRKQLRILLSLAFIICQYFTLSAQTNYFVSPTGKDSGDGSIRSPFKSITKALEKARSNKKGTITIYLREGKYILTHPLIFTPEDGGVQKQLILRSYPDEKVILSSGIRLKLNWQPHANGIMKATLPPPLVMDMLLVNGNIRPMARFPNFDSTAIRLNGTSADATSPQRIKKWKNPAGGYLHAMHSHDWGDFHFRITGTDKQSGKLQLEGGWQNNRLYETSPFRTSNSRRPSAPLWNLMNPCCVRTGEYTGEAPSSLMEKKSIIWMT; translated from the coding sequence ATGCATAAAAGAAAACAACTCCGCATTCTCCTATCCTTAGCATTTATCATTTGCCAATACTTCACACTATCAGCTCAAACCAACTACTTTGTATCTCCCACAGGAAAAGATTCCGGAGATGGCAGTATACGTTCGCCCTTCAAGAGCATCACGAAAGCACTGGAAAAAGCACGTAGCAATAAGAAAGGGACAATAACGATCTATCTGAGAGAAGGTAAATATATCCTGACTCATCCTTTGATCTTCACCCCGGAAGACGGCGGAGTCCAAAAACAACTCATCCTCCGCTCTTACCCCGATGAAAAAGTAATCCTCAGTAGCGGCATCCGGCTAAAATTAAACTGGCAACCTCATGCAAACGGTATTATGAAAGCCACTCTGCCTCCCCCCTTAGTCATGGACATGCTGCTGGTGAATGGTAATATTCGCCCCATGGCACGTTTTCCGAATTTCGATTCTACTGCCATTCGTCTCAACGGCACTTCGGCAGATGCTACTTCCCCGCAACGAATCAAAAAATGGAAAAATCCTGCCGGAGGCTATCTACATGCAATGCATTCGCACGACTGGGGCGATTTTCATTTTCGAATCACCGGAACGGACAAGCAATCCGGCAAGCTGCAACTGGAAGGAGGCTGGCAGAACAATCGCCTGTACGAAACATCTCCTTTCAGGACATCGAATTCACGCAGACCGTCCGCACCTTTATGGAACCTTATGAACCCCTGCTGCGTTCGGACTGGAGAATATACCGGGGAGGCACCATCATCTTTGATGGAAAAGAAATCAATAATCTGGATGACTTAA
- a CDS encoding two-component regulator propeller domain-containing protein yields the protein MKRNIIFLLSILGFVMIDAKNHYFKHLGVSDGLSQVCIFSIYQDELGAVWLGTSEGLNRYNGKDVKIFRPSQGNDGLTNNEINKLCGDGNGRIYIRSGNDLIKFELYKERFTCLRRNDVRDLFCKNDTLWVSCKSGIYYYTAENSDLTFVTQLQEGLGAGGMIYVDDDWIWVATNHLVAVSRKNPDQQKTLVPFNKGCQCISGDKAGNIWVGTWNGLYRISANREVTHYTSSSSENKLSDNQIRCVLEDDFNHIWIGTFRGLDCYDAVTGEWDHYTRYGDSPNTLSHHSVLSLHKDMQGNIWVGTYYGGVNVFNPSKFSNHFYYAEPLQEDCLSFPVVGKMTEDSRGNLWICTEGGGLNYYNTSTGAFARYQHREGDMSSVGSNNLKSIFYRKENGRLYVGTHLGGLFILDTKSNKGHTIHHIKGDSTSLPHEIVNDIQEYKDGLALLTQGGPVFMDPVTEKFSPLSDDMHIRKLVSKEYAFETFLIDRRQRMWLALATGGVICVDLPSSKVTEYAMDANNPSAIGRFKVVHIFEDSKGDIYFCTIGSGVFEYQEKERSFKSYSTFNQCLPSDYCYYICESVEERRLFILHGKGLSIFNSEKGEVENTYHLFDQTYSQGSALYLDKNGTLFISGTNGLALFQRQSLHALPSRYLLNFDKLFIFNDEICPNDPSGILTDILAKTSDIYLNYKQNNITVEFASFNYNNNRNRVFEYCLEGFDKVWTQTSGTTITYTNLPPGDYTLKARPLVGKEDPNEEICLNIHVSAPFYATSWAYLFYFLCLLALMVAFTRFKTRQAALKSSLEFERKEKERIEELNQAKLRFFTNISHEFRTPLTLILGQIEVLMQMDLSTTVYNRILRIYKNAWHMRNLISELLDFRKQEQGYLKLKVEEQNLVAFTRQIYMCFYEYAQKKEITYRFDSVEDTIAVWFDSNQLQKVIFNLLSNAFKYTPNKGSITVEVRKIASQAVVSVCDTGVGIPVEHISKIFERFYQTDNSSSSFTLGTGIGLALAKGIMNMHHGKIEVESAVGKGAKFTLSLPLGSRHFSDEEIAATEGRESVIVSEAAPVLPFEQMVEVEGKEEKMVAQEDAKDEDKPVILLVDDNEELLSMLQEVFLPMYQVYIAHNGREGLEMARQIQPDLIISDVMMPEISGKELCYKIKTNVELSHISVILLTALTSVEYIVEGLMFGADDYVTKPFNVKVLLARCNNLIRNKKRLMAHYTGKTVTESPVPEVVNERDKELLAKCVSIIKENFENQDFDVTALASALCMGRSKLYMQFKQVTGLTPNEFILKVKLDEAMFLLNNHPELNISEISIRLGFSSPRYFSKSFKAFFGIAPQAVRSKKGE from the coding sequence ATGAAAAGAAATATCATCTTTCTCTTGAGTATTTTAGGTTTTGTGATGATAGATGCTAAAAATCACTATTTTAAACATCTGGGAGTTTCCGATGGATTGTCTCAGGTTTGTATTTTTTCCATCTATCAGGATGAACTGGGAGCAGTGTGGCTGGGGACATCGGAGGGACTAAACAGATATAATGGTAAGGACGTAAAAATATTCCGTCCTTCACAAGGAAATGATGGTTTGACGAATAATGAAATCAATAAACTTTGTGGAGACGGGAACGGGAGGATATATATACGTTCGGGAAATGATTTGATAAAATTTGAACTCTACAAGGAACGGTTTACTTGTCTGCGCCGGAATGATGTGAGAGACCTTTTCTGCAAAAATGATACCTTGTGGGTGAGTTGCAAATCCGGCATCTATTATTATACGGCGGAGAATTCGGATTTGACTTTTGTCACTCAATTGCAGGAAGGATTGGGAGCGGGAGGAATGATATATGTTGATGACGACTGGATATGGGTGGCTACTAACCATCTGGTGGCCGTTTCGCGGAAAAATCCGGATCAGCAGAAGACCTTAGTTCCGTTTAATAAAGGTTGTCAATGTATTTCGGGCGACAAAGCCGGTAACATTTGGGTGGGTACTTGGAATGGATTGTACAGGATCTCGGCAAATAGGGAAGTGACACATTATACGAGTTCTTCAAGTGAAAATAAATTGTCAGATAATCAGATCCGATGTGTCTTGGAAGACGATTTCAACCATATTTGGATAGGTACTTTTCGTGGGCTTGACTGTTATGATGCTGTAACGGGCGAGTGGGATCATTATACACGTTATGGTGATTCTCCGAATACATTGAGTCATCATTCGGTTTTGTCTCTTCATAAGGATATGCAAGGCAATATTTGGGTAGGAACTTATTATGGAGGTGTAAATGTCTTTAATCCCAGTAAGTTTAGCAATCATTTTTACTATGCCGAGCCCTTGCAGGAAGATTGTTTGAGTTTTCCTGTTGTGGGAAAGATGACAGAGGATAGCAGAGGAAATTTGTGGATTTGTACGGAGGGAGGAGGCTTGAACTATTATAATACATCTACCGGAGCTTTTGCTCGTTATCAGCATCGTGAGGGGGATATGAGTAGTGTGGGTAGTAATAATTTAAAATCGATATTTTATCGGAAAGAGAACGGGCGCTTGTATGTCGGTACTCACCTCGGCGGGCTGTTTATATTGGATACAAAATCAAATAAAGGACATACCATCCATCACATAAAGGGTGATTCTACGTCTTTGCCGCATGAGATTGTGAATGATATTCAAGAGTATAAGGATGGTCTTGCACTGTTGACGCAAGGCGGTCCTGTTTTTATGGATCCGGTGACTGAGAAGTTCTCACCACTCTCTGATGATATGCACATTCGGAAGCTGGTGAGCAAAGAATACGCTTTTGAAACATTCCTGATTGATCGTCGGCAACGTATGTGGCTGGCTTTGGCTACCGGAGGGGTTATTTGCGTAGATTTGCCTTCATCTAAAGTAACCGAGTATGCGATGGATGCCAATAATCCATCTGCGATAGGGAGATTTAAGGTCGTTCATATCTTTGAGGATAGTAAGGGTGACATTTACTTTTGCACGATAGGATCGGGCGTATTCGAATATCAGGAAAAAGAGCGCTCTTTTAAGTCTTACAGTACCTTTAATCAATGTCTGCCAAGTGATTATTGTTATTATATTTGCGAATCTGTTGAAGAGCGCCGTTTGTTTATCCTTCATGGAAAGGGACTTTCTATTTTTAATAGCGAAAAAGGAGAAGTAGAAAATACTTATCATTTGTTTGATCAGACTTATAGCCAGGGCTCTGCTTTATATTTGGACAAAAATGGAACTCTTTTTATTAGTGGCACGAATGGTTTGGCTTTGTTTCAAAGACAATCTTTACATGCCCTACCTTCCAGGTATTTGTTGAATTTCGATAAACTGTTTATTTTCAATGACGAGATCTGTCCGAATGACCCGTCCGGTATTCTGACTGATATATTGGCAAAAACATCGGATATTTATCTGAACTATAAACAGAACAATATAACTGTTGAATTTGCCTCCTTTAATTACAATAATAATCGTAATCGTGTATTTGAGTATTGTTTGGAGGGTTTTGATAAAGTATGGACTCAGACTTCCGGCACAACAATCACTTATACGAACTTACCTCCCGGTGATTACACGCTTAAAGCTCGTCCGCTGGTCGGTAAGGAAGACCCGAATGAGGAAATTTGTTTGAATATACACGTTTCCGCTCCTTTTTATGCGACTTCTTGGGCCTATCTTTTCTATTTCTTATGTTTACTTGCGTTGATGGTCGCATTTACCCGTTTTAAAACCCGTCAGGCTGCCTTGAAATCCTCTTTAGAGTTTGAAAGGAAGGAAAAAGAGCGGATCGAAGAACTGAATCAGGCAAAATTACGTTTCTTTACTAATATATCTCATGAATTCCGCACCCCGTTGACACTTATCCTTGGTCAGATTGAGGTGTTGATGCAGATGGATTTAAGTACAACTGTTTATAATCGTATTCTTCGCATCTATAAGAATGCCTGGCACATGCGGAATCTGATTAGCGAGTTGCTTGATTTCCGTAAGCAGGAGCAAGGCTATCTGAAACTGAAGGTTGAAGAGCAGAATCTGGTTGCTTTTACCCGACAGATTTATATGTGCTTCTACGAATATGCACAGAAAAAAGAAATCACTTACCGTTTTGATAGTGTGGAGGACACAATCGCTGTCTGGTTTGATTCAAACCAGTTACAGAAAGTGATTTTTAATTTATTGTCGAATGCTTTTAAATACACACCCAATAAAGGGAGTATAACGGTAGAGGTCAGAAAGATTGCTTCTCAAGCAGTTGTATCGGTGTGTGATACGGGTGTCGGCATTCCGGTAGAACATATTTCGAAGATTTTTGAAAGATTTTATCAGACAGACAATTCGTCCTCTTCTTTTACGTTAGGAACGGGGATAGGATTGGCGTTGGCTAAGGGAATAATGAATATGCATCATGGAAAGATTGAGGTGGAAAGTGCTGTCGGGAAAGGTGCCAAGTTCACGTTGTCCCTTCCTTTAGGCAGTCGTCATTTTAGTGATGAAGAGATCGCTGCTACGGAAGGGCGGGAATCTGTGATTGTCTCCGAAGCGGCTCCCGTGCTTCCTTTCGAGCAAATGGTGGAGGTAGAAGGAAAGGAGGAGAAGATGGTTGCGCAAGAGGATGCGAAGGATGAGGATAAGCCTGTCATTCTTTTGGTGGATGACAATGAAGAGTTGTTATCGATGTTGCAGGAAGTGTTTCTGCCCATGTATCAGGTCTATATTGCACATAACGGACGTGAGGGGTTGGAAATGGCGCGGCAGATACAACCGGATTTGATCATAAGCGATGTGATGATGCCCGAGATATCAGGAAAAGAGTTGTGTTATAAGATTAAAACCAATGTCGAACTTTCTCATATTTCAGTTATTCTATTAACGGCTCTGACCTCTGTTGAGTATATTGTGGAAGGGTTAATGTTTGGTGCAGATGACTATGTAACGAAGCCGTTTAATGTGAAGGTATTATTGGCCCGTTGTAATAATCTCATAAGGAACAAGAAGCGCCTGATGGCTCATTATACAGGTAAAACCGTAACAGAGTCTCCTGTGCCGGAGGTTGTTAATGAACGTGATAAGGAGTTGTTGGCAAAATGTGTCAGTATTATCAAAGAGAATTTTGAGAATCAGGATTTTGATGTGACGGCGCTTGCTTCTGCACTCTGTATGGGGCGCAGCAAACTCTATATGCAATTTAAACAGGTGACAGGATTGACACCGAATGAGTTTATTCTCAAGGTCAAATTAGATGAAGCGATGTTTTTACTGAATAATCATCCGGAGTTGAATATTTCGGAAATTTCCATACGGTTAGGATTTTCTTCGCCTCGTTACTTCAGTAAATCCTTCAAGGCGTTCTTTGGTATTGCTCCACAAGCGGTAAGGAGTAAAAAAGGCGAGTAG